Genomic DNA from Streptomyces sp. GS7:
ATGATCGTCCGGGACAACATCGCGGTGTTCGCCCAGCCCGGCGCGCTGCCGGAATCCGCCCTGGAGGACGTGATCGGCCAGGCCCGCGGACTCGACATGGACGAGGTCCGGGCGTCGGTCGCCGAAGCCCAGGCCCAGCAGGCGGCCCAGCAGGGAGAGCAGGCGCAGGCCGAGTGAGCGAGCTGCTGCTGATCCGGCACGGCGAGACCGAGTGGAGCAGGGACGGCCGGCACACCAGCTGGACCGACCTCCCGCTCACCGCCGACGGCGAGGAGCAGGCCCGCGCGCTGCGGCCGGTGCTGTCCGGCCGGAAGATCGGGCACGTCTACGCAAGCCCGATGGCCCGCGCACTGCGCACCGCCGAACTCGCCGGGCTCCCGACGCCGCAGATCCTCGACGACCTGCGGGAATGGGACTACGGCGGCGACGAGGGCGTCACCACCGCCGAGATCCACCGCAGCAGACCTGGCTGGTATCTGTTCAGCGACGGCGTCGCCCCCGGTCCCGCCGACCACCCGGGGGAGACACCCGAGGAGGTCGGTGCGCGCGCCGACCGCGTACTGGCCCGCATAGCGCCCCATCTGGAGGCCGAAGAGGGCGATGTGGCCCTGGTTGCGCATGCGCACTTCCTGCGCGTACTGACCGCCCGCCGCCTGGGCCTGCCGGCCGCGGCGGGCGGACTGTTCACGTTCGGCACCGGCGCGGTCGGCGTCCTGGGCACCGAACACGACCGCCCCGCGGTCATCGCCTGGAACGCCCGGAGCCTGTGACCGGAACGCCCGCCGGCCGGGCCCGCCCGGCCAGCCGGGCCGTCGCACCGCCTCTGTAGCCGTCGCACCGCCTCTGTAGCCGTCCCACCGCGCGTCGGACTTCCCACTACGTCGGACTTCCCACTACCGAGCCACAGGGCTACG
This window encodes:
- a CDS encoding histidine phosphatase family protein; translation: MSELLLIRHGETEWSRDGRHTSWTDLPLTADGEEQARALRPVLSGRKIGHVYASPMARALRTAELAGLPTPQILDDLREWDYGGDEGVTTAEIHRSRPGWYLFSDGVAPGPADHPGETPEEVGARADRVLARIAPHLEAEEGDVALVAHAHFLRVLTARRLGLPAAAGGLFTFGTGAVGVLGTEHDRPAVIAWNARSL